From a single Salvelinus sp. IW2-2015 linkage group LG22, ASM291031v2, whole genome shotgun sequence genomic region:
- the LOC111949889 gene encoding thioredoxin domain-containing protein 17 translates to MSHYEEVKVHGYDEFCKAVSERKGKDIFAYFSGDKDAQGMSWCPDCVEAEPVVRGEMSHLPEGSVFIYCQVGERPYWKDPNNKFKKTLKLSGVPTLIRYGTPQKLVEEECFKADLVRMMFTED, encoded by the exons ATGTCTCATTACGAAGAAGTAAAGGTCCATGGTTATGATGAATTCTGCAAAGCAGTGTCTGAGCGAAAAGGAAAGGACATATTCGCATATTTCTCTGGTGATAAAGACGCTCAAGGGATGAGCTGGTGTCCAGATTGTGTGGAAG ctGAGCCAGTTGTTAGAGGAGAGATGTCCCACCTTCCTGAGGGCTCTGTCTTCATCTACTGTCAGGTTGGAGAGAGGCCATA TTGGAAGGATCCCAATAATAAGTTCAAGAAGACTTTGAAGCTCAGTGGAGTTCCCACTCTGATCCGATATGGCACG CCTCAGAAGCTGGTTGAAGAGGAGTGCTTCAAAGCTGACCTGGTGAGGATGATGTTCACCGAGGACTAG